The following coding sequences lie in one Montipora foliosa isolate CH-2021 chromosome 11, ASM3666993v2, whole genome shotgun sequence genomic window:
- the LOC137976834 gene encoding uncharacterized protein, with translation MKLRKECDAGRIVGPFTTPPFANFRTSPLGVVPKKDPSEFRLIHHLSYPKGNSVNDAIPDYCSSVKYASVSDAITAIKATGEGCFLAKTDIKSAFRIIPIHPADYSLLGMKFDNLYYFDRCLPMGLSSSCNIFEAFSTALEWLSIHRLGASSVLHISDDFLFIAKTKDRCEADLGKFISLCHHLGVPLAPEKTVGPDTVLQFAGITLDSVRREARLPDEKLQKCRMLLHNFYKRRTVKLKELQSLIGLLNFTCQVIVPGRAFLRRLIDLTKGVRQPHHHIRLCKGSKQDLLLWMRFLDEFNGKSFFLEDTWETSHTLELYTDAAGSIGFGAVFGKHWFGGEWPVTWKSYNIAVLELFPIVLAIHIWGHLMADKCVIFFTDNAAVVDIINKQTSKHQSIMVLIRDLVLSCLRHNVLFHATHIPGFYNTRADYISRCQVAKFKELSPDVDQNPTTVPDNLLPKSWSLT, from the coding sequence ATGAAATTGCGCAAGGAATGCGACGCAGGCCGAATTGTGGGTCCTTTTACAACTCCCCCTTTTGCGAACTTTCGTACGTCTCCCTTGGGCGTTGTACCCAAGAAAGACCCATCTGAATTTCGTTTGATTCATCATTTATCCTATCCCAAAGGAAATTCGGTTAATGATGCTATTCCTGACTATTGTTCCTCTGTCAAATACGCCTCCGTTAGTGATGCGATCACAGCCATTAAAGCCACCGGGGAAGGTTGTTTTTTGGCTAAAACCGACATCAAGTCGGCTTTTCGTATTATACCAATTCATCCTGCCGACTATTCCTTGCTAGGTATGAAGTTCGACAACTTGTATTACTTTGACCGGTGCCTCCCCATGGGTCTTTCTTCTTCATGCAACATTTTTGAAGCTTTTAGTACCGCATTGGAGTGGTTGTCTATTCATCGCCTGGGTGCCTCATCTGTTTTGCACATATCAGacgattttttgtttattgctaAAACCAAAGATCGGTGCGAGGCCGACTTGGGCAAGTTTATTTCTTTATGCCATCATCTAGGAGTACCTCTTGCTCCGGAAAAAACCGTGGGCCCTGACACAGTATTGCAATTTGCCGGCATTACCCTTGATTCGGTGAGAAGAGAAGCGCGTCTACCTGATGAAAAGCTTCAAAAATGCCGCATGCTCTTGCACAATTTTTATAAACGTCGCACAGTGAAGCTAAAAGAACTTCAATCTTTAATAGGCTTACTAAATTTCACTTGTCAAGTTATTGTCCCGGGCCgtgcttttcttcgtcgcctGATCGATCTTACCAAGGGCGTCCGACAGCCACACCACCATATTCGTTTATGTAAAGGCTCGAAACAGGATCTCCTTTTGTGGATGCGGTTTTTAGACGAGTTCAACGGTAAATCATTTTTCCTCGAAGATACATGGGAAACGTCGCATACCCTTGAGCTTTATACCGATGCAGCGGGCTCAATAGGCTTCGGGGCTGTCTTTGGTAAGCACTGGTTCGGCGGCGAATGGCCGGTTACGTGGAAATCTTATAACATTGCAGTTTTAGAGTTATTTCCTATTGTCCTTGCGATACACATTTGGGGACATTTAATGGCTGATAAGTGTGTAATATTCTTTACTGATAACGCTGCCGTTGTTGACATAATCAATAAGCAGACGTCCAAACATCAGAGTATTATGGTGTTGATCAGGGATTTAGTGCTAAGTTGCCTCAGACACAATGTATTATTTCACGCAACACACATTCCCGGGTTTTACAATACTCGCGCCGATTACATTTCACGTTGTCAGGTAGCAAAGTTCAAGGAACTCTCACCGGATGTAGACCAGAATCCAACTACAGTTCCCGACAACCTACTGCCCAAGAGTTGGTCTCTAACTTGA